Proteins from a genomic interval of Flammeovirgaceae bacterium SG7u.111:
- a CDS encoding DUF4974 domain-containing protein has product MQFEKYTVEDFIGDESFQKYYFDLSKEDKVFWESWIAKNPEKSLEVEEAKLFLSSLTFDVETLSDDEFHQEFLKLKSKTKPVEKGKAVSFVSVTSSWFGRKAAAVVAFLLVAGVGYYFVKDELGASEPSPNTEIAFVEKKAPFGTKSTFKLPDGTRVKLNSGTTLKVYPDFNRKERRVVLEGEAFFDVTKDQSKPFVIESGNIATTVKGTSFNIEAFENEETIKVAVVTGLVAVTKLENDKLDEQIFLRPDEMLTYSESLDGFSKGSFDKDAVLGWKDGVLYFKDASFEAIQKDLEKWYGVEIEVGNKNILNRPYTGTYKNSSLKEVLEGMSYVLDFKFVIDNNIIYID; this is encoded by the coding sequence ATGCAATTTGAAAAATATACAGTAGAAGATTTTATTGGAGACGAGTCTTTTCAAAAATATTACTTTGACTTGAGCAAAGAGGATAAGGTATTTTGGGAGAGCTGGATTGCCAAGAACCCAGAAAAGTCTTTGGAGGTAGAAGAAGCTAAGCTTTTTTTGTCTTCTCTTACATTCGATGTAGAAACTCTTTCCGATGATGAGTTCCACCAAGAGTTTTTAAAATTAAAGTCGAAAACAAAGCCTGTGGAAAAGGGAAAGGCGGTTAGCTTCGTTAGCGTAACATCGAGTTGGTTTGGTCGAAAAGCAGCGGCTGTTGTCGCTTTTTTACTCGTAGCGGGTGTTGGCTATTATTTTGTGAAGGACGAGCTAGGTGCCTCAGAACCATCTCCAAATACGGAAATTGCTTTCGTAGAAAAGAAAGCTCCGTTTGGTACTAAATCGACATTCAAGTTGCCAGACGGTACTAGGGTAAAATTGAATTCAGGTACAACGCTGAAAGTATACCCCGATTTCAATAGGAAAGAAAGAAGGGTAGTGCTAGAAGGTGAAGCTTTTTTTGATGTAACAAAAGATCAGTCGAAACCATTTGTGATTGAAAGTGGGAATATAGCCACTACGGTAAAAGGTACTTCTTTTAATATAGAAGCTTTTGAAAATGAGGAAACTATAAAAGTAGCTGTAGTAACTGGCTTGGTGGCTGTAACAAAATTGGAAAATGACAAATTAGATGAACAAATATTTTTGAGACCTGATGAGATGTTGACATATAGTGAAAGCTTGGATGGATTCTCAAAGGGGAGCTTTGATAAAGATGCTGTTTTAGGCTGGAAAGATGGGGTTTTGTATTTTAAAGATGCCAGCTTTGAGGCGATTCAAAAAGATTTGGAAAAATGGTATGGAGTTGAGATAGAGGTGGGCAATAAGAATATACTTAATCGACCTTATACAGGAACCTATAAAAACAGCTCTTTAAAGGAGGTATTGGAAGGAATGAGTTACGTTCTTGATTTTAAATTTGTTATCGATAACAACATTATTTATATTGACTAA
- a CDS encoding sigma-70 family RNA polymerase sigma factor, with protein MKGNPTKLDENKLWEHFKNGDDTAFLQLYQAIYQSLFAYGVKLSNNKELTKDAIQDIFMDLWEKRHKIVSVKKVKSYLFTYLRRKLMKDLVDKKIDLDKVSDQHFELSFSQEKTIIENEIKLELTENLQKALKKLTPRQREIIHLKFYEKMDYAELAEVLQIKQQSVVNLSYEAIKLLRAILISLVIAAFFFI; from the coding sequence ATGAAGGGTAATCCTACTAAATTGGATGAGAACAAGCTTTGGGAGCATTTTAAAAATGGAGATGATACAGCTTTCTTGCAATTGTATCAGGCTATCTACCAGAGCTTATTTGCTTATGGAGTCAAGTTATCCAATAACAAAGAACTAACAAAAGATGCCATCCAAGATATATTTATGGATTTGTGGGAAAAAAGGCACAAGATTGTTTCGGTAAAAAAGGTGAAGTCCTATCTTTTTACCTATCTGAGGAGAAAGCTAATGAAGGATTTGGTAGATAAAAAAATCGATTTAGACAAAGTGTCAGACCAGCATTTTGAACTATCATTTTCTCAGGAAAAAACTATTATTGAGAACGAAATAAAGCTAGAACTAACTGAAAACCTGCAAAAAGCCTTGAAAAAATTGACACCGAGGCAAAGGGAGATTATCCATTTGAAGTTTTACGAAAAAATGGACTATGCCGAGCTAGCCGAAGTCTTGCAGATAAAACAGCAATCGGTTGTTAACCTTTCGTACGAAGCCATCAAATTATTGAGAGCTATTCTTATTAGCTTAGTTATCGCAGCTTTCTTTTTTATATAA
- a CDS encoding TonB-dependent receptor, whose protein sequence is MKMKLIRQIIIMSKYTLYGIFLQALFVGLLSAKEGMAQRKSLEEIYVSMDLQNGTIQEAIKVIENQTDFVFAFEKNLIEQSDIQISAQVDHESVANLLRQISKDTGLGFKRVNESIHVARKTIFTTAISEVIEPINVLQKKVTGTVVTAEDQEPLPGVSVMIKGTSSGTVTNIDGAFSLEVADGAVLQFSFIGFKTQEVEVGDQSKLSIVLEADLEQLEEVVVVGYGTQTKSTLTGSVAQVNEEVLKSKGTSSAGLALQGEVPGVVITRTSSRPGQEGLDIKIRGDISVNGVSPLVVMDGLIIPEWQLSTINPNDIESISVLKDAAAAIYGTRAAGGVILVTTKKGKAGKAKVSYSGQYQLNYANDFPIANLNEWAQLWLEAGDNDGISYLDTDGNPQEAASNYRFFTRDELVSIIDGTMPMAPESYFWLGKDHRFADVNQYDAVYGTTASQRHNLSISGGNEKVRYWTSFGYNDERSPIDFVYDGAKRFNFRTNLSYDINELLSTDFTVSYDNRLIDSPTQGVGHGVQDMYIFPMYNPQGQYYDIFGANNLLAKLDEGGRTKTRNENLRLGAKINLDLNKYVEGLSFSYDVNAGLRDTEKTERTTSVTMYDWDGNVSYTPTTLLTSSVKISQGNDLTLMHSLQGNYRFAVGKNNIGLTVGATGQKDEYQDYYMARSNMASDDLDDINTGDVTTQVNSGGRYAVGLLSYLGRVNYDYDGIYLFEALARRDGSSRLHPDFRWKNFYGASAGVRLSEMSFMKGGFFNNLKLRASYGETGSVTGIGAYDYISNMGAGSTVFGASPALANTAWISGMTTTDRTWERVGTTNFALDFGVLNNRLSGTFEYFIRENNDMLVNITYPQVLGATAPKTNSGDFKTKGWELALNWKDKIGEVSYNAGLMFWDNRSEVTRMEGATAIVKGLNTIVEGKPLNALYTYVTDGILTTEEEVEAYYNMYGFADTDDQTVMKDGTVLPAYRSPNRLVPGTVKRVDVNGDGIINEDDLEYYGDANPHYSFGIRLGAEWKGFDFSAFFQGVGEQNILRTGALAYPFRSWWTNQNSAFLGNTWNENNQDAEWPATYYNGTRKNWNYGHPNDINVVNASYMRAKVISLGYTLPQELLNKAKIDRVRLSVTGNDLFVISNVKDGMDPEMVTSANQGDTVPYSKSVIFGLEITF, encoded by the coding sequence ATGAAAATGAAACTAATACGACAAATTATTATTATGTCGAAGTATACGCTATATGGAATATTCCTTCAAGCATTGTTTGTTGGGCTTTTGTCAGCAAAAGAAGGGATGGCTCAAAGGAAAAGTTTAGAAGAGATCTATGTTAGCATGGATCTTCAAAATGGTACAATACAGGAAGCTATTAAGGTCATTGAAAACCAGACTGATTTTGTGTTTGCGTTTGAAAAAAACCTGATAGAGCAAAGTGATATTCAAATATCCGCACAAGTAGACCACGAATCAGTAGCCAACTTGCTCCGCCAGATTTCAAAAGATACTGGCTTGGGGTTCAAAAGGGTGAATGAAAGCATTCATGTAGCCCGAAAGACAATTTTTACTACGGCAATATCTGAAGTAATCGAACCGATTAATGTTCTTCAAAAAAAGGTGACTGGCACGGTGGTGACAGCGGAAGACCAAGAGCCTTTGCCGGGTGTAAGTGTAATGATAAAAGGAACTTCTTCTGGAACTGTTACAAATATAGATGGAGCATTTTCATTAGAAGTAGCAGATGGAGCAGTGCTGCAGTTTAGCTTTATTGGTTTTAAAACCCAAGAGGTGGAAGTGGGAGACCAATCTAAATTAAGTATTGTTTTAGAAGCTGATTTAGAGCAGCTAGAAGAGGTGGTTGTAGTAGGGTATGGCACTCAAACAAAATCTACCCTCACAGGCTCGGTTGCACAGGTAAACGAAGAGGTATTGAAGTCAAAAGGAACATCAAGTGCTGGTTTGGCGCTTCAAGGTGAAGTTCCTGGTGTGGTAATAACCCGTACGTCTTCTCGTCCGGGTCAGGAAGGGCTTGATATAAAGATACGTGGTGACATATCCGTTAATGGTGTTTCCCCTCTAGTGGTAATGGACGGATTGATCATTCCCGAATGGCAACTTTCCACCATCAACCCAAATGATATCGAATCAATTTCAGTATTGAAAGATGCTGCTGCGGCTATTTATGGTACGCGTGCTGCGGGTGGTGTTATTTTGGTGACTACCAAAAAAGGGAAAGCAGGAAAAGCCAAAGTGAGCTATAGCGGTCAATACCAGCTAAACTATGCCAACGATTTTCCAATAGCAAACCTGAATGAATGGGCTCAGCTTTGGTTGGAAGCGGGTGACAATGATGGTATTTCTTACCTAGATACTGACGGAAACCCTCAGGAAGCTGCTTCAAACTACCGGTTCTTTACTAGAGATGAGTTGGTGTCTATTATTGACGGAACGATGCCAATGGCACCTGAATCTTATTTTTGGTTAGGCAAAGACCACCGTTTTGCGGATGTAAACCAATATGATGCCGTTTATGGAACCACTGCTTCTCAAAGACATAACCTATCTATCTCAGGAGGAAATGAAAAAGTGAGGTATTGGACTTCTTTTGGCTACAACGATGAACGTTCGCCTATCGATTTTGTATACGATGGTGCAAAACGTTTTAACTTTCGCACCAACCTATCGTACGATATAAATGAGCTGTTAAGCACAGATTTTACGGTTTCTTACGACAATAGGTTGATCGATTCTCCTACCCAAGGTGTAGGCCATGGAGTTCAAGATATGTATATCTTCCCTATGTACAATCCACAAGGACAATATTATGATATTTTTGGGGCAAATAACTTATTGGCTAAGTTGGATGAAGGAGGAAGGACAAAGACTAGAAACGAAAACCTTCGTTTGGGTGCTAAAATAAACCTAGACCTAAATAAATATGTAGAGGGTCTCTCGTTTAGTTATGATGTAAATGCAGGTTTGAGAGATACTGAAAAAACAGAAAGGACAACATCAGTCACCATGTATGATTGGGATGGGAATGTATCTTACACTCCAACTACCTTGTTGACATCTTCTGTAAAAATAAGTCAAGGAAACGATCTTACTTTAATGCATAGTTTGCAAGGTAATTATCGCTTCGCTGTTGGTAAAAATAATATTGGGCTAACAGTAGGAGCTACAGGTCAAAAAGATGAGTATCAGGATTATTACATGGCTAGGTCTAATATGGCTTCCGATGATTTGGATGATATCAATACTGGTGATGTCACTACGCAAGTCAACTCTGGAGGGAGATATGCTGTTGGTCTATTATCTTACCTCGGTAGAGTAAATTATGATTACGATGGTATCTATCTTTTTGAAGCCTTGGCTCGTAGAGATGGATCATCTAGGTTACACCCTGACTTTAGGTGGAAAAACTTCTACGGAGCATCTGCTGGTGTGCGTCTTTCCGAAATGTCCTTTATGAAAGGTGGCTTTTTCAATAATTTGAAACTACGTGCTTCTTATGGGGAAACAGGGTCTGTAACAGGTATTGGTGCTTATGACTACATTTCTAACATGGGAGCTGGCTCTACGGTATTTGGTGCTTCTCCAGCTTTGGCCAACACGGCATGGATTAGCGGCATGACTACTACCGACCGTACTTGGGAAAGGGTAGGGACTACCAACTTTGCTCTGGATTTTGGTGTTTTAAATAACAGACTAAGCGGTACTTTTGAATACTTTATCCGTGAGAATAACGACATGCTCGTAAATATCACTTACCCTCAGGTTCTTGGTGCAACTGCTCCTAAAACCAACAGCGGTGACTTTAAAACCAAAGGTTGGGAACTGGCTTTGAACTGGAAGGATAAGATTGGTGAGGTTTCGTACAATGCAGGGTTAATGTTCTGGGATAACCGCAGTGAAGTTACCCGCATGGAAGGAGCCACTGCAATAGTTAAAGGTTTGAATACAATTGTTGAGGGAAAACCTCTTAATGCTTTATATACCTACGTTACCGATGGAATACTTACAACGGAGGAAGAAGTAGAAGCCTATTATAATATGTATGGTTTTGCTGACACTGATGATCAGACCGTGATGAAAGACGGAACCGTTCTTCCTGCCTACAGAAGCCCTAACCGTTTGGTGCCCGGTACCGTAAAGCGTGTGGATGTTAACGGAGATGGTATCATCAATGAGGATGATTTGGAGTACTATGGCGATGCTAACCCTCATTACAGTTTTGGTATCAGACTTGGTGCAGAATGGAAAGGCTTTGATTTTTCTGCCTTCTTCCAAGGGGTTGGCGAACAGAATATATTGCGTACGGGAGCTCTTGCATATCCATTTAGAAGTTGGTGGACAAACCAGAACAGTGCTTTCTTAGGCAATACATGGAACGAAAATAACCAAGATGCTGAATGGCCTGCAACTTATTATAATGGAACTAGGAAAAACTGGAATTATGGTCATCCAAACGATATAAATGTGGTAAATGCATCTTATATGCGGGCGAAAGTCATTTCATTGGGCTATACCCTTCCTCAAGAGCTGCTTAATAAAGCCAAAATAGACAGGGTTCGCTTGTCTGTTACAGGTAACGATTTATTTGTTATCTCTAATGTGAAGGACGGTATGGATCCTGAAATGGTTACCTCTGCCAACCAAGGAGACACTGTTCCCTACAGTAAATCAGTGATTTTTGGTCTTGAAATCACATTTTAG
- a CDS encoding GDSL-type esterase/lipase family protein, with the protein MKFFFLFLALFLCIFITNYGVAQVINAGIGGNNTSDLLGRLEKDVLEKKPDLVILMVGTNDLLNSRKMISHLKYEKQLGEITSRLKKEGIEVLMMSSLPVDSAYLYKRHDRLLYKESPNEIMEKASWIVSKVADENEALFLNLFEKFRALNLPRHNEDLFIRNPKNSGATDGVHPTALGYRFIAENIFQFLKEEGLLQGQKKIICFGDSITNGVGNKGGGTTNGENYPSFLSKRISGYREKIADK; encoded by the coding sequence ATGAAGTTTTTTTTCTTGTTTCTCGCATTGTTTCTTTGTATTTTTATTACCAATTATGGAGTTGCACAAGTAATAAATGCAGGAATAGGAGGGAACAATACGTCAGATTTGCTAGGTAGGCTAGAAAAGGATGTGCTGGAAAAAAAACCAGATTTAGTCATACTGATGGTAGGAACAAACGACTTGCTAAACTCCAGAAAGATGATTTCCCACCTGAAATACGAAAAGCAATTGGGGGAAATAACCAGCAGGTTAAAGAAAGAGGGAATTGAAGTACTGATGATGAGCTCTTTGCCAGTGGATTCTGCTTATCTGTACAAAAGGCATGACCGGCTTTTGTACAAAGAATCGCCGAATGAAATCATGGAAAAGGCAAGTTGGATCGTGAGCAAGGTCGCAGATGAAAACGAGGCTCTTTTTCTCAACCTATTTGAAAAATTTAGAGCGCTAAACCTACCTCGCCATAATGAGGATTTGTTTATCAGGAATCCAAAGAATAGCGGGGCAACCGATGGGGTTCATCCAACAGCATTAGGTTATAGGTTTATTGCCGAAAACATATTTCAATTTCTAAAAGAAGAAGGTTTGCTTCAAGGGCAAAAGAAAATAATTTGCTTTGGAGATTCTATTACTAACGGTGTGGGAAACAAAGGAGGAGGGACTACTAATGGTGAAAATTACCCCTCTTTTCTGTCAAAGAGAATAAGTGGCTATAGAGAAAAAATAGCTGATAAATAG
- a CDS encoding alpha-L-fucosidase, giving the protein MKKLLITFILLLFQFGLLFSQDYSKETKAERDARMEWWREARFGMFVHWGLYAEPAGIYKGDSVRGNAEWIMDKLDIPINEYEQFAGKFNPVKFNADEWISIAKNAGMKYIVITTKHHEGFCLWDSEVTDYDIMDASPFKRDILEELAKACEKEGIKLCFYHSITDWHHPDAQAPLFPNYNAGQKDQTVHNPKFPSYYKNYLKPQVKELLTKYGEVGVVWFDGEWIPDYTTEMGKEMYNFIRSIQPNTIINNRVDKGRNGMAGMNVDGDFLGDFGTPEKEVPETGLSTDWESCLTMNGSWGFKSFDHNWKSSELLLHNLIDIVSKGGNLLLNVGPTAEGQIPGPSVERLQEMGEWMKVNSESIYGAGLSPVKTPEWGKYTSKPEAVYAHVFEWPENGRLVIDKELKVKSAKLLADPKAKLKIKVGSKGTTIHLPKEAPDKVSSVIKLEISE; this is encoded by the coding sequence ATGAAAAAACTACTAATTACATTCATACTTCTACTTTTCCAATTTGGCTTACTCTTTTCCCAAGACTACTCAAAAGAAACCAAGGCAGAGCGTGATGCCCGCATGGAATGGTGGCGTGAAGCCCGTTTCGGAATGTTCGTTCACTGGGGGCTGTATGCAGAACCTGCCGGAATTTACAAAGGAGACTCGGTAAGGGGAAATGCAGAATGGATCATGGACAAATTGGATATTCCAATAAATGAGTACGAACAATTCGCAGGCAAATTTAACCCCGTCAAGTTCAATGCAGACGAATGGATATCCATAGCAAAAAATGCTGGGATGAAATACATCGTCATCACCACCAAACACCACGAAGGCTTCTGCTTGTGGGATTCGGAAGTAACAGATTATGATATAATGGACGCTTCGCCGTTCAAAAGAGATATTTTAGAAGAACTGGCAAAAGCATGTGAAAAAGAAGGAATCAAATTGTGTTTTTACCATTCCATTACCGATTGGCATCACCCCGATGCACAGGCTCCCCTTTTCCCCAACTACAATGCAGGGCAGAAAGATCAAACGGTTCATAACCCCAAATTCCCTTCCTATTACAAAAACTACCTAAAGCCTCAGGTAAAAGAACTCCTAACCAAATACGGTGAAGTGGGCGTAGTATGGTTCGATGGAGAGTGGATTCCAGATTATACCACTGAGATGGGCAAAGAAATGTACAATTTTATTCGTAGTATCCAACCAAATACGATCATCAATAACCGTGTGGACAAGGGCAGAAATGGTATGGCGGGTATGAATGTAGATGGAGATTTTTTAGGTGATTTCGGTACACCAGAAAAAGAAGTGCCTGAAACAGGTTTGAGCACCGATTGGGAGTCGTGCTTGACCATGAACGGTTCTTGGGGGTTTAAATCATTTGACCATAACTGGAAAAGCTCGGAGTTACTGCTCCACAACCTCATAGATATCGTTTCTAAAGGTGGAAATTTATTGCTGAACGTTGGCCCAACTGCAGAAGGGCAGATTCCAGGGCCAAGTGTGGAAAGGTTACAAGAAATGGGTGAATGGATGAAGGTAAACAGCGAATCGATTTACGGAGCAGGGCTTAGCCCGGTAAAAACTCCAGAGTGGGGTAAATATACGAGCAAGCCAGAAGCAGTATATGCACATGTGTTCGAATGGCCAGAAAACGGTCGCCTTGTAATAGATAAAGAGTTAAAAGTAAAAAGTGCAAAGCTCTTGGCAGATCCAAAGGCAAAGCTTAAAATAAAAGTAGGCAGTAAGGGAACGACCATCCATCTTCCAAAAGAAGCTCCTGATAAAGTTTCTTCAGTTATTAAGCTGGAAATTAGTGAGTAA
- a CDS encoding AraC family transcriptional regulator: protein MDANSRIPDKSDPSDELQEFPQYNIQLHCCRYWWLQNWEFSELSYPFWRIYHNSNEGAVVICNGKEYDLTPDRIVLIAPNTSYATRIHNHKIPKLGYSLKGGSVNLNLSKKRSDHVLHLFIHFNLGIPFDNIPSGIFIFDLTNYLKIKLKDIKHYMGYEHVSFSFHKTLTIHSLINDLLSQLPEGNWKTYTKDYRILQVLTYIENHVSEELSNTTLAEKTNLVTNAFARLFSEEIGMPPQKYIKKKRIDKARILLHHTHLSIDEIALKTGFADRYHFSRIFKQVTRISPAKYKKEIGMK from the coding sequence ATGGATGCTAACAGTAGAATACCCGATAAAAGTGACCCCTCCGATGAATTACAAGAGTTCCCTCAATATAACATACAATTACACTGTTGCCGTTACTGGTGGCTCCAAAACTGGGAGTTTAGTGAATTGTCTTATCCATTTTGGCGAATTTATCATAACAGCAATGAAGGAGCAGTAGTAATTTGCAATGGAAAGGAATATGATTTAACCCCAGATAGAATTGTTCTGATAGCTCCAAACACATCATATGCTACTCGGATACACAACCATAAAATCCCTAAGCTAGGATATTCTTTGAAAGGAGGAAGTGTGAATTTAAACCTCTCCAAAAAACGCTCTGACCATGTTTTGCACCTGTTTATCCATTTCAATCTAGGTATTCCTTTTGATAATATACCTTCTGGCATCTTCATTTTTGATCTCACCAACTACTTAAAAATAAAATTAAAGGACATAAAGCATTATATGGGCTATGAACATGTAAGTTTCAGCTTTCATAAAACCTTGACTATTCATTCTTTAATAAATGATTTATTATCGCAATTACCTGAGGGAAACTGGAAAACCTATACTAAAGACTACCGGATCCTTCAAGTTTTAACTTATATAGAGAACCATGTGAGTGAAGAACTGAGCAACACTACGTTAGCTGAAAAAACCAACTTGGTGACCAACGCTTTTGCCCGTTTATTTTCCGAAGAAATTGGGATGCCACCCCAAAAATATATCAAGAAAAAAAGAATTGATAAAGCCCGGATCTTGCTTCATCACACCCATTTATCAATTGATGAGATTGCCCTCAAAACTGGTTTCGCCGACAGGTACCACTTTTCAAGAATATTTAAACAAGTTACACGTATTTCACCAGCAAAGTACAAAAAAGAAATTGGGATGAAATAA
- a CDS encoding RagB/SusD family nutrient uptake outer membrane protein — protein sequence MKNRYIKKFTLAVLLSCFIMSSCNDYLDQLPQDVVSEAVYYQTADQFETASNYFYTRLGFFDGDEQSDLSNNLGDNENYAWGNTIIPTTDDIWEDNYSQLRAVNQLIEKAEEYPGEQAEIVVPIATAHFFRAWHHYLLLKRFGGVPIVTRSLDVDSEEVYGPRNSRYEVVGQMLQDLDVAIAGLPSQNDMGLAEQGKLSLEAAKSFKARILLYEATWEKYVGEATDGDGVSTGAGSAKPTGYPSVSDMFAEAKKQAKDVMDSKAFELWNYRDEIGQDHLFYLYNLEDGSNPIGLTKADNKEFIFQTVYDFTLRQIRQNLTHAKPHGPSRKLMDMLLCSDGLPVQFSSEFEGYDMMTSEFENRDDRVHLYANTPLKQYWGWGSNTNGGGAQYGVDFEDSGINFDYRYVPALTSPGTSRNNGYMGRKFTTEHQLRETREESYNYPHIRYAEVLLIYAEATCELNGGTIDDSDLNISINLIRERSGVAPLTNALIGPYGDLNMLGEIRRERAIELYGENFRFDDLKRWNIAPEELNNDVCITYITGTEYETAENPKDPGNPIYVDGIWPYGLTTTEQSVSSYAGIATTKPGALIIDAAGNRNFSIKNYVDPIPLNQVNLNSELLQNPGW from the coding sequence ATGAAAAATAGATATATAAAAAAGTTCACCCTAGCTGTCTTGCTCTCATGTTTTATTATGAGTAGTTGCAATGACTACTTGGACCAGTTGCCACAAGATGTAGTAAGTGAAGCTGTTTATTACCAAACAGCAGATCAGTTTGAAACAGCATCTAATTACTTTTATACTCGCTTAGGCTTTTTTGATGGAGACGAGCAATCCGATTTGTCAAATAACCTTGGAGATAATGAAAACTACGCATGGGGTAATACGATAATCCCTACTACCGATGATATTTGGGAAGATAACTATTCTCAACTTCGTGCGGTCAACCAACTGATAGAAAAAGCAGAAGAGTATCCTGGTGAACAAGCTGAGATAGTAGTACCCATAGCAACTGCTCATTTTTTCAGGGCTTGGCATCATTATCTATTGCTCAAACGCTTTGGTGGTGTTCCAATTGTTACACGTTCGTTGGATGTAGATTCGGAAGAAGTGTATGGTCCAAGAAATAGTCGCTATGAAGTGGTTGGACAAATGTTGCAAGATTTGGATGTTGCTATTGCAGGTTTACCTTCACAAAACGATATGGGTCTTGCAGAGCAAGGCAAGCTTTCATTGGAAGCGGCAAAATCATTCAAAGCGAGAATATTGCTTTACGAAGCTACTTGGGAAAAATATGTAGGCGAGGCTACGGATGGCGACGGGGTGAGCACTGGTGCTGGTTCTGCAAAGCCTACTGGTTATCCAAGTGTTTCTGATATGTTTGCAGAAGCAAAAAAGCAGGCAAAAGATGTGATGGACAGTAAGGCTTTTGAGCTATGGAACTATCGTGACGAAATTGGGCAAGATCACTTGTTTTATTTATATAACTTAGAAGACGGTTCAAACCCTATAGGCTTGACAAAAGCTGATAACAAGGAATTTATTTTCCAAACGGTGTATGATTTTACGTTAAGACAAATCCGCCAAAACTTGACACATGCAAAACCTCATGGACCATCACGTAAATTAATGGACATGTTATTGTGCTCAGACGGGTTGCCAGTACAGTTTTCTTCTGAATTCGAAGGATATGATATGATGACTTCAGAATTTGAAAACCGTGACGACCGTGTGCACCTTTATGCAAACACTCCCTTGAAACAATATTGGGGATGGGGTTCAAACACCAATGGTGGTGGAGCTCAATATGGGGTAGACTTTGAAGATAGTGGAATAAACTTTGACTACCGTTATGTTCCTGCATTGACATCACCTGGTACGTCTCGTAATAATGGATATATGGGTCGTAAGTTTACCACAGAACACCAGTTGCGTGAAACAAGGGAGGAGTCTTATAACTATCCTCACATCAGGTATGCTGAGGTATTGTTGATTTACGCAGAAGCTACTTGTGAGTTAAATGGCGGAACTATTGATGATAGCGATCTTAATATCTCGATTAACTTAATTAGGGAGCGTTCAGGTGTTGCTCCTCTTACTAATGCACTGATTGGTCCTTACGGTGACTTGAATATGTTAGGAGAGATTCGTAGAGAGCGTGCTATCGAGTTATATGGAGAAAACTTCCGTTTCGATGATTTGAAGCGTTGGAACATAGCTCCAGAAGAGTTGAACAACGATGTGTGTATTACCTATATTACTGGAACAGAGTACGAAACTGCAGAAAACCCAAAAGATCCAGGTAATCCAATTTATGTAGATGGAATTTGGCCGTATGGGCTAACAACGACTGAGCAAAGTGTATCAAGTTATGCTGGTATTGCAACTACCAAACCTGGCGCCTTGATCATTGATGCTGCTGGAAACCGCAATTTCTCAATTAAGAACTATGTGGATCCTATTCCATTGAATCAGGTAAACTTAAATTCAGAGCTTTTGCAAAACCCAGGTTGGTAA